The following proteins are co-located in the Candidatus Competibacteraceae bacterium genome:
- a CDS encoding peptidyl-prolyl cis-trans isomerase has translation MHKRLLLVAAAVLGMAAAAQAGTQVRLDTSMGPITLELADEKAPKSVENFLTYARDGFYNGTLFHRVIDGFMIQGGGFAPDFQQKPTRAPVPNEANNGLKNRRGTVAMARTSDPQSATAQFFINLKDNDFLDHRAPTPQGWGYTVFGQVVDGMAVVDKIGQVSTGAGGPGGRFGDVPVTPVLIESVTLLPVPAPAPSSVAPNPTPAPSVAPEPAKQ, from the coding sequence ATGCACAAACGACTTTTGTTAGTGGCCGCCGCCGTTCTCGGCATGGCCGCCGCCGCCCAAGCCGGCACCCAAGTCCGGCTGGACACCAGCATGGGTCCCATTACTCTGGAACTGGCGGACGAAAAAGCCCCGAAATCGGTGGAAAACTTTCTCACCTATGCCCGCGACGGTTTCTACAACGGCACACTCTTCCACCGGGTCATCGATGGCTTCATGATCCAGGGCGGCGGTTTCGCCCCCGACTTCCAGCAGAAGCCGACCCGTGCCCCGGTGCCGAACGAGGCCAATAATGGGCTCAAGAATCGGCGCGGCACGGTGGCCATGGCGCGTACCTCCGACCCGCAATCCGCCACCGCCCAGTTTTTCATCAACCTCAAGGACAACGACTTTCTCGACCATCGCGCGCCGACCCCGCAAGGTTGGGGCTATACGGTGTTCGGCCAGGTCGTCGATGGCATGGCCGTGGTGGACAAGATCGGCCAGGTATCCACGGGCGCCGGTGGTCCCGGCGGCCGATTCGGCGACGTGCCAGTGACCCCGGTGCTCATCGAATCCGTTACACTGCTGCCCGTTCCGGCGCCCGCACCGTCCTCAGTGGCGCCGAACCCAACCCCCGCGCCGTCCGTCGCGC
- a CDS encoding glutamate--tRNA ligase, which translates to MPPDLAAVGAFRYHDFTMTTQTIKTRFAPSPTGYLHLGNIRTALFNALLARRWGGRFVLRIEDTDRERSRPEYIAALLDDLRWLGLDWREGAGVGGPHAPYAQSERTTVYAEYYQRLDAAGHVYPCFCTPAELALSRKAQQSAGQPPRYAGTCARLNEAERQARRERGLQPTLRFRVPPGRTVEFTDLVRGPQRFASDHIGDFVIRRADGGAQFFFVNAVDDALMGITHVLRGEDHLTNTPRQLLLLEALELPAPEYGHMALIVGAAGGPLSKREGDFSVRELRAAGYLPEALLNYLARLGHRYEHDEWMEPAELAAGFAVAHLGRAPAHYDEAQLLHWQAEAVGRAAPERLWTWMGPAVHERVPPDQREEFVAAVRPNTRFPADAAFWANRLFGEDLAPSDDSRTVIAAAGSAFFAQALAAYAEYGAAYRPLVEDLKRRTGAKGKNLFMPLRAALTGETHGPELARVLALLPPDIARRRLDACC; encoded by the coding sequence ATGCCGCCAGATTTGGCGGCTGTCGGCGCTTTCCGGTACCATGATTTCACTATGACCACCCAGACCATCAAAACGCGCTTTGCGCCCAGCCCGACCGGTTACCTGCACTTGGGCAACATCCGCACGGCCCTGTTCAACGCGCTGCTGGCCCGACGCTGGGGCGGTCGGTTTGTGCTGCGGATCGAGGATACCGACCGGGAGCGCAGCCGTCCGGAATACATCGCGGCGCTGCTGGACGATCTGCGCTGGTTGGGGCTGGACTGGCGGGAAGGCGCGGGGGTGGGTGGTCCCCATGCGCCTTACGCCCAGTCGGAGCGGACCACGGTTTACGCCGAATACTACCAGCGACTGGATGCGGCCGGGCACGTCTATCCTTGTTTCTGCACCCCGGCGGAGTTGGCGCTGAGCCGCAAGGCGCAACAGTCGGCCGGTCAGCCGCCGCGCTATGCGGGCACCTGCGCCCGTTTGAACGAAGCCGAACGGCAGGCACGGCGGGAGCGAGGCTTGCAACCGACTCTGCGCTTTCGGGTACCGCCGGGGCGGACGGTGGAATTCACCGATCTGGTACGCGGCCCGCAGCGTTTCGCCAGCGACCACATTGGCGACTTCGTGATCCGCCGGGCCGACGGCGGCGCCCAGTTTTTCTTCGTCAACGCCGTGGATGATGCGCTCATGGGAATTACCCATGTGCTACGCGGCGAAGACCATCTGACCAATACTCCGCGCCAGTTGCTGTTACTGGAAGCGCTGGAACTGCCGGCTCCGGAGTACGGCCACATGGCCTTGATCGTCGGGGCCGCCGGCGGACCGCTGTCCAAGCGCGAAGGCGACTTCAGCGTTCGCGAGTTGCGCGCCGCCGGCTATTTGCCGGAGGCCTTGTTGAACTATCTGGCCCGACTCGGCCACCGCTACGAGCACGATGAGTGGATGGAGCCAGCGGAACTGGCGGCCGGGTTTGCCGTGGCGCATCTGGGGCGCGCGCCAGCCCACTACGATGAGGCCCAGTTGCTGCATTGGCAGGCCGAGGCGGTGGGGCGTGCGGCGCCGGAACGATTGTGGACCTGGATGGGGCCGGCGGTTCACGAACGGGTGCCACCCGATCAACGGGAGGAGTTCGTTGCCGCGGTGCGGCCCAATACCCGCTTTCCCGCCGATGCCGCTTTCTGGGCGAACCGGCTGTTCGGTGAAGATTTGGCGCCGAGCGACGATAGCCGGACAGTGATCGCGGCGGCGGGGTCGGCGTTTTTTGCTCAGGCATTGGCCGCGTATGCCGAATATGGCGCGGCCTATCGACCTTTGGTCGAAGACTTGAAGCGGCGCACCGGCGCAAAAGGGAAAAACCTGTTCATGCCGCTGCGGGCGGCACTGACGGGCGAGACCCATGGTCCGGAATTGGCACGGGTTTTGGCCCTGCTGCCGCCTGATATCGCGCGGCGGCGCCTGGATGCCTGTTGTTGA